A region of the Hordeum vulgare subsp. vulgare chloroplast, complete genome genome:
TTCCAAGATAACTCATTAGAATTATTAATAAGATGGTTCTAATATATTAGCAATATTTAGATTGGCCCCCTTTTTTTTATTCACTTTATTACTTCTATTCTAGACCCTATCCCTATGGTTTATTCTTATGAAATATCTTATAAAATAGAAGGTATAAGAAATGGATATAATGAAATTCTTGATTCGATCTTACGACCTAATTTATTTGATTAATGGATCAACAACCAAACCATCCATTTTAGGAAAAAAAAGGAGCATGGTCTTATTCAAATTCAAAGCGCTTCGTAATCTTCAACCAGTTTTGTGCTTCAATATAATTTCCCGGAGTAAGCGCTATAGCTTGTTTCCAATATTCAGCAGCTTGATCAAACCAAGCTTCCGCAATTTCCGAATCACCCTCTAGAATGGCCTGTTCTCCTCGGTCGGAATAGGCAGTTCCTTCCCTTAGAACCGTACTTGAGAGTTTCCTACCTCATACGGCTCAGAAATTGCTATCTTAATTTCCCCTATCTTAACTGAATTCGATTTATCAAAAATCGATCCAATTTGTTCTTGTGTTAAGCAGAAGAAATTAATTACCTAAGTTTCAAACCCTAATTTTTCTCAATAATTAGTTTGATCTTTTTTCCCACCTTCAGAAGAATGAAGCATAGATAGATATAGAGCCTTCGTTCAAATTTTCTGAAAGGTAACTATCCCGGTTTCATATATGAAATCTCTATAGAATCCTTGAAAAAGACTTTTTTCCATAAGAAAGAAAAAAGAACTTACTATCTTTGGGATCTGATACTACACCGCTGCTTAATCCCTTAGTGGATCGGCTCTATTACATAAGCGGATTCCTAAATTTTGCCCCATATCATGGGATAAGTAAGCAGTTTTTTTTAGTTGTATCGACCCAGTCGCTCACTAATTGATCTTTACGGTGCTTTCTCTATCAATTTGAGAAACTTTATCCATAGAGTAGTAGTATAGGCCATACTTTCTTCGTTTTTTGATTCTCGTGAAGTGTCCTTCCTTCCTACAGCTGATAGGGAAAAATCGTTGTTTTTACGATCCCTATGTAGAAAGCCCTTTTTTCCAGTATTTACTAGAAAATTTGATCCTCTCTTTTTTTGTCTTTCTATAGTGGAGATAGTCGCACGTAATGACAGATCACGGCCATATTATTAAAAGCTTGCGGTAAGAAGGGGTTTCGTTCTAGTGCCCGGAAATAATATTCCAAAGCCTTTGTATGCTCTCCATTGCTTGTGTGTATAAGGCCTATGTTATAGAGTATATAACTTCGATCATAGGGATCGATTTCTAGTCGCGTAGCTTCATAATAATTTTGCAAAGCTTCCGCATAATTTCCTTCGGATTGAGCCAACATCCGTTACGGTCGTTCATTCTATTCAAAAAATCTCCGTTCCAAAACCGTACATGAGGTTTTCATCTCATACGGCTCCTCCCTTCTGTACATAATAGTACTAAGCGAAATAATCTTAATCTATAGAATCAAAATAGAATTAGTCCCGTCTCATTATGAACCGAAAGGGGCTGGTATTTTTCCAAGAAATCTCTAGCCAACCTTCCCACAAGAGGTTTTTCTTAACACCAATGAATTCTATTAATGCTAGAGGAAAACGATAGCTCCAATAATTTCTTTGTTCTCAACGCCTCCTATTTAGAGGAATTAGCTACTTCAACGATCTTTGATGGTTATAGGGGTATCCAAAGTACAAACCTGATGGTTGTTTGTTATCCCAACCATTCTTCCCAGCCCTGATACCGATCAGGAAAGGGGTAATTTCTACCAAAGTTTTTCTCTTGTTGATTCCTATTTCTAGGTGTAGTGCTTTTCTCCCCTATGCTGCCTACGGATACTAATAGAGTGGCCTGTAATCCATACCATACCATATCCTGTAGGTGTAACCTTTCGCTCAATACTCAAATCTACAATTGAAGTATCTGAAGCCGCATCAATCGAGGATACACGACGGAAGGAATTGTTAGTTCGCCTCACCTTCCCGAAGCGTGGGTTTGCTTGCTTTACAAATTTGGTTCTCTCTATGCCAACCCCTTTTCTTTTTCCTAAGACTGAGGTATAGGTAGGTCTAAAAAAAAGCAAAAAAAAAAAGAGTCAAATCGCACCATCTCTATAATAAGTAAATGCCTTTTTTTCTCCTGAGGTTGTCGGAATTATTCGCAATAAAATATTGGCTATAATTGAGAAGGTCTTATCAATGAAATTTCCATTTACACGGGATCTAGGCATAATTCCCAAGCCATTCTATATAGAATTGTTTTCATTCCTTCACAAAATAACATAAAAACAAACACATTCGATTCTTATAATTATAAATAGATTGATCCATATGCTCTAAATCCATATGTTTTAAATGGATAAGAGAGATATGGATTTTCCGCTCAGCTCAAATTGTATCCTTTTCCTTCTGCTTGGACACGAAGAGATATGCAATATTTGACTAAGACTGGATTTCATTCCACTTTCCTATTTCTGAACAACAACTTATGTCATCAACTATTTCGTGTTTTCAAAGTTATTAATTGTCTCATACTCTATTTTTGATTTCAATGGTGTAGCGTATCTTATGCAAACGGAATTCTAAGGTTTCTTTATTTTATTATGCAATAAGAAGAATTCTTGCATTCTCTTTTTCTTTAGTTGCGGGAAAACCTAAATTAAAACTTTTATTTTATAGCGAGCGCAATTTCTAGTAAAAAATCCTGTATCCTTCCACCTAGATCAAAAGGAATTTTTCCAATAGAACTAGGGAACCCCCGAGCGGTTGCGGTTGTACCTGTACTGCAGGAATAAGAAAACTCGCTATTCACTCAGTTTATTTTCCATAATAAGTTATGTAGGAAAGATGGCCGAGCGGTTCAAGGCGTAGCATTGGAACTGCTATGTAGACTTTTGTTTACCGAGGGTTCGAATCCCTCTCTTTCCGTTTTTCTTAATTCATCAACGTTAAGGATCACAATGTATCAAATCAAATAGCAATTTATTCCAGTAATAATATCTTATATTATCTTATTTTTATTTAATAGAAATTAAAAATTCTCTATAGCAAATTACTGTGGTATGTAAACATAGAGGAAAAAAGCAAAAAGGATCCTAATCCTAGGGTTAATCAATTTTAGCTAGTTGATGGGAAAATACGAATTAATGGTAATGGTCTTAGGGCTATTTAGTTCGGGGAAAGGGGAAGGGGAAGAAAATTCTATGAACCTTTCCTTTTTTCATTAAGTTCAAGTCTGACGAGAGTAATATTCTACAACTAACAACTCATTTATTTTGAGACCGACCCACTTCCTATCTAGGATTTTATTTACTAGTCCTTTATATTCCAATGTGTCAATCGTCAAATGGCTTGGCAATTTCCCCGGGTCCGATGAAGCAATATAATTTTGAACCAGACCTTTTGATCTTTGGTTATCTTTCGTAGTAATAATATCTCGGGGTTTGCAACGAAAACTTGGTATATTGACTATACGGCCATTAACTAAAATATGTCTATGGTTGACTAATTGGCGGGCCCCAGGAATGGTTGAAGCCATACCCAATCGAAAAAGGATATTATCCAAACGCATTTCAAGTAATTGTAGTAAAACCTGGCCTGTTGACCTTTTTGCTTTTCCAGCGATATGTACATATCTAAGTAATTGTCGTTCTGTCAGACCATAATGAAAACGCAATTTCTGTTTTTCTTGAAGACGAATACGATATTGCTCCTTTTTCCCAGAATTGAATTTTTTTTTAAGATTACTTCCGGATTTAGGTGTTTTTCTAGTGAGTCCTGGTAAAGCTCCCAAACGGCGTATTTTTTTTAAACGAGGTCCTCGATAACGGGACATGAAGACTCCTTTTTTTTATTGAAATTTCATTTTACACAATTAATTTCATTGTATTTACATTACAGAATACATCGAAATTAAAACTGAATTAAACTACAGGATAAACAGAGTAAAATCAACTAAAGTACCACAAAAAATGGAATTTCATCAAAATCTGTATTTTTTGTATTTTTTGTATATATATTATTTATTTTATTGTTTTGTATCTAGCAAAATAGTAAGGTAAAAAACATAAAAGATCCTGGATTCTCCATTTAATTCGGAAAAAAAGAGATTCTTGTTCGTAGAACATCGATAGAGAAAAAAAAAGCCGACTATCGGATTTGAACCGATGACCCTCGCATTACAAATGCGATGCTCTAACCTCTGAGCTAAGTGGGCTTACATAACGGAAATAGTGTAACAAATAGAAATAGGTATAGTATAGGAAATCCGTAAAATCTCAGATATTAGTTATTACTCTTAGCTATTAACTAGTTCTAAATTTGAAGTTCTACTTATAAAAAAATACTAAATAAAAAAATACTAAAACTTCTTAAAGATAAAGTTAGCTTGATATGCTTAACTATAGGATATTTAAAAAGAAAATTATAGACTTTATGGGTATTTTCATTCGATCATTATAGACTTTATTATTTGTTAATAATTTGAGGATTAATATTTCACTAAGGGGAACATAAAGTCAGAGTAAATAAAATTGATAATTCTGATTAGAAAAAAAGAATAAATATCCAGCGTTATAGTATAATTTCGAATACTATAAAAAAGTAAGACGGGAGGTGGGGGAGATAAAAAGTTTTGGATATATTGATTCGGATTGAATTGCAAATACATCAAGGATAGAATCAATGTAATTCAGAATTGCAATAAGCAAGCGGGGTCTCTCAAATAGAGTCGAACTGAACTGCTAGACTACGTTGAGTGATGAACTCAATGATTCAAAAAAAAAACTAAGAGATGGATGAAATTACACAAGGAATCCTGGTCTCAAAGAAGAGGGAAGTGGGGATATGGCGAAATCGGTAGACGCTACGGACTTGATTGTATTGAGCCTTGGTATGGAAACCTGCTAAGTGGTAACTTCCAAATTCAGAGAAACCCTGGAATTAAAAAAGGGCAATCCTGAGCCAAATCCGTGTTTTGAGAAGGGATTCTCGAACTAGAATACAAAGGAAAAGGATAGGTGCAGAGACTCAATGGAAGCTGTTCTAACGAATCGAGTTAATTACGTTGTGTTGTTAGTGGAATTCCTTCTAATTCTAAATTAGAGAAAGAGGGGTTTTATACTTTATACATTTAATAAACACGTATAGATACTGACATAGCAAACGATTAATCACAGAACTCATATTATAATATAGGTTCTTTATCTTTTTTAAAATTTCAAAATAAAATTCGAAATGATTATGAAATAAAAAACTCATATCATAATTTTATTTTGAATTATTGTGAATCCACTCCATTCGAATATTGAATAATCAAATTCTTCAATTCAAATTCAAAGTTTTGAGAACTTTTAAAAAGAAAGTGGATTAATCGGACGAGGACAAAGAGAGAGTCCCATTCTACATGTCAATACTGACAACAATGAAATTTCTAGTAAAAGGAAAATCCGTCGACTTTTTAAGTTGTGAGGGTTCAAGTCCCTCTATCCCCAAATCCTCTTTTTTTTTCTTTTTATCAATGGGTTTAAGATTCATTAGCTTTCTCATTCTACTCTTTCACAAAGGAAAGGAATGCGAAGAGAACTCAATGGATCTTATCCTATTCATTGAATAGATTTCTTTTTTATTAGAGTATCGGCAAGAAATCTTGGTTATTCACTCTATTTTTAAGTATTATTTAAGTAAACCATGCACAATGCATAGGGCTACCCCCCCCCTTTCAAATTTTGAATTTGAAATACTTTAATTGATTTTTTAGTCCTTTTAATTGACATAGATACAAATACTCTACTAGGATGATGCACAAGAAAAGGTCAGGATAGCTCAGTTGGTAGAGCAGAGGACTGAAAATCCTCGTGTCACCAGTTCAAATCTGGTTCCTGGCAGAGAAAAAAAAAGATCCACCGAATAGGTATTGATCCAAATACCTCGAGATGGATTGTGATACATATTTATTAATAATATATAATATAGATAGAGTATGATTTATTCATCTAAGTGGATAAATCTATAATATAAATATAGAGGCACTTCTTTTTAGAGAAGTTTTAAAATATACCCTTTCTTTATGATAAGGAAGGGGGTGAGATTAGGTTCCCCTTTATTTTTTTGCGTTTCTTTATTTTGTATTCCACTATTCCGACGAATATTTTTTTAGTCTTGCTTATCTTTATCTTATCTTATTTTCCTAGTTGTGCTAAGTCATGTGCGCGATACAAAGTTCCTGGTAGAGAACTTCTTTGAGTCATCCTATTTTTCTGTTCATATGAAGGAAATTAATATGTGATTTTCAAAATAGGGGAATCCAAATGAAACCCTTTTTTGGCTCAGTCTATCTGGAATGCTTTTGTATAATAGGAATTAATTATAAATAGGTATTCCGTTTCATCTAGGAAAAGAACCTAAAAATATTCCTTGACTTGAATAAAATCTGGAGTTGTGTTGTATAAGTGAGCACGAATTTCTTATCATTCAATGAGCATCTTGTATTTCATAAAAATTGGGGGTTATATAGTCCTTACGTAAGGGCCAGCCTATCCAACTTTCAGGCATTAGGATACGTTTAAGGCGCGGATGATTATCATAAGAGATTCCCACCATATCATAAGATTCGCGTTCTTGAAAATCGGCACTTCTCCAAATCCAGAAGACAGACGGAATTCTAGGATTATCCTTTTGGGCAAAGACTTTTATGCAGACTTCTTCTGGATTATCTATACCGTATTGTATTCTTGTAAGATGATACACGCTAGCTAAAGATCCACCGGGTGCTACATCATAAGCACATTGGGAGCGTAAATAATTATAACCATATACATATAAAATGACAGCAATGGAATCCCAATCCCCTGCTTTTATTTGTAAAGTCTCTATTCCTCGGTGATCAAAGCCCAAAGATCTATGAACCACCTCATGTTTGACTAGCCAATTAGATAACCAACCCTGCTGCATTGTCTTCATCTCTCCCTCTTTGTATAAATATTTCCCATTTCGGATGCAAGTTTGAAAGATTGCTCTGCTTTTTCTTTTTCTACACAAAAGAGCCCCCCCCTCCTAATTCACTAATTTGTAGGAAGGTACTGGACTTTTGGATTTTAAAAAAGTTTCAGAAGATATATCTAATGTCGATGGTGATTGATAGAGCAATTCTTGCTCATAAGTTCCTGTATGAGTACTGCGCCTAACATAAAGCTTGTGACTGGTAGTAAAACATCTTTTTTTATTTTGAGATAGAGTTCGATCCTCAACTATTTCTCGCGATATCTTCTTACGAAGTTTTGTTAGGGCATCTATAACTGCCTCCGGTTTAGGAGGGCAGCCCGGCAAGTAGACATCCACAGGAATTAACTTATCAACTCCCCGAACAGTACTATAGGAATCCGTACTGAACATTCCCCCTGTAATAGTACAGGCTCCCATAGCAATGACGTATTTTGGTTCAGGCATTTGCTCGTATAATCTCACTAAAGACGGAGCCATTTTCATTGTTACCGTACCGGCTGTTAAAATTAGGTCTGCTTGCCTAGGACTTGATCTTGGTACCAATCCATAACGATCAAAATCGAATCGTGAACCTATTAATGAAGCAAATTCAATGAAACAACAACTGGTACCGTATAGAAGGGGCCATAAACTGGAGAGTCTTGACCAATTCGAAAGATCATTTAGTGTAGTTGAAATAACAGAATTGGAACTTGTTTGGTCAAGTAAGGGAAACTCAATCAAATTCATAACTGTCTCAATAGAATCTTTTCCTTCTTTTTTTTTGTCTAAATATTCAGTTAAGACCATTCCAAGGCTCCTTTTCGCCATGCATAAACTAAACCGACAACTAAGATAAGCACGAAAATCAAAGCTTCGATAAAAACGGATACACCCAATACGTCGAAACTCATTGCCCAAGGGTATAGAAAGACGGTTTCCACATCAAAAACAACAAAAACGAGCGCAAACATATAATAGCGTATTCGGAATTGTACCCAAGCCCCTCCCATGGGTTCTATACCCGATTCATAACTAGAAAGCTTCTCTGGTCCTTCACTAACCGGGGCTAAAAGCCCTGAAATCGAAAATGCCAAAATAGGAATAAGGCTTGCTATTATTAGAAATGTCCAAAAAATATCATATTCGTGAAGCAGAAACATAATGTACTCCCATTAATGTGGAATAGGCGGAACTTAAATTAGTCAATTCAATTCAGCATTGTCAATTTATCCAGAACTTCTCTCTTTTCCTCGGTGAAACAAGAATCTTTTTTGTTCAAACAAAAGCGCTTAGTTTAGCCTTTGTTTCCTCTGTGCTGCATCTTCTTTAAAGATTCATCCAATGGAATCCCAACTCCCTTTCTTTTGGATTTCCATTCTATTTAGATATGGTGTATGTAGATCTAATTCTTATATAAAGAAAACTTTATCGTTTCACTTTGTCTCGCTTTCTCTAGAATCTCTATAAAAAAAGAATAGCTCTATCCTTTATTTACTATTTAATAATAATAAGAGACTATTAAATAAAAATGAGAATACTACTAATTAGAATAATTAGAACCTAATTAAGATAGTAGGACTAATCTATGCAGTATAATGAGAAGTAATACTATAAAAATAAAAATAAAGAACTCTATTTCAGAACTATGAGACAGAATATTCTGTTTTCTTATTTACTCTTTACTTTATTTTTTCTATTTTTCGTTTTTCTTTTCCTGTCTGTATGATTTTGATTTTCGATGAATGAGCCTTTGGTAATGCTTTTATCTCTATTCTATGTCGCAGGCGCCTATCCAGTCTATAAACAAATACTAATGCGAAAATGAAAACTATACTAAACTAAAGAAAACATAGGATAGAGATCCTAAAATAGAAAAAAGGGCATATTAGGGCTATACGGATTCGAACCGTAGACCTTCTCGGTAAAACAGATCAAACGGATTATTATCGAAATGATTTGAACTGTTTCAAAGACCCAACATGCATTTTTTTGCATTGGGCTCTTTCATAAACTGATTTAAAGATCAGTTAGTCCACCATAGTTTTTCTTTACGGAAAGATAATGAGATGGCTCCCTGTGCTCTGATTGATTTTTTGTATTATGATCTATCTAGGAGCAATACCAAAGTGTTTCAAAGGAGGATTACCTTGACTTAGGTCTGCCTCTGGTCTAAATTAAATCAACCTAAGTGAAATGGAGTCTCTATCGTTCCACTGCAAGAGTTAACTATGAGACTTCATACACCTTAAAGTTCATAGAACGAAAAGAAGTTTTTTGGAGGCCCTTATCCTCATTACGCCTAGCATTTAGTGGGCTGGATATTTACCTTATCAACTAGCAAATCCATAAGGGTTCTATTTGATTAGGCACCTGAATTGGCACCTGAATCGGACTGAACCGACTGTTTGTCAGGCTACTGTTCTCCTATTCTCTCGAATCTATGAAGTAAGACATTGATTTTGCAATAAGATCGATTATGTTCATTGCATAATAAGCTCCTTTGAAAAGCATTGGCGCACGTGTAAACGAGTTGCTCTACCGAACTGAGCTATAGCCCTTATCAGAGATATCTTAACATATAGAGAATTTCTTGTCAAGATGAATATTTTCTAATGCCAGAGGATATCCCTTTGATCTGTATCTGTTTAGTATTTAGTTTAGTATTTAGTATATAACAGACCAATAACAGAGCGGTATTGCTTAGAAAAGGGATTCAATATATAATCGATCGAAGTAATGGGTCTTCCTTTGTGGTGATAAATTGCCTACTTAACTCAGTGGTTAGAGTATTGCTTTCATACGGCGGGAGTCATTGGTTCAAATCCAATAGTAGGTAAGTAGGTAGAAAAATTACTAGATAGCATTGGACTTACTTCGCTTCGCTATCTAATAACTTTTTCTACCCCTCTTCCCTTTTTCTTTGTATCAACTATAAACCACTGGATTGTCTTCAATTGGATGGGGGAATCCAATTGACAGCCTCGATTCGTATCCTAGCTCGTCTGAGAGCGAGCTTCGCTTCAACCAAATCTTTCGTACCCTCAGCTTTACTCAAGTTAGCTTCGGCTATTTCAAGTGCCTTTTGAGCTTCTTCCGGATCAATATCACTACCCAGTTCCGCATCATTTCCTAAAATGATGATCTCATTATTAACTATTCTCGCAAAACCGCTCCACAGAACCGCCGTTAACCATTGGTCGTTGAGGAGGCGTATTCTCAAAGGACCCATATCTACTGCTGTGTTAATAGGGGCGTGGTTTGGTAATACGCCAATTTGGCCACTATTCGTGGATAAAATGATTTCTTTCACTTCACAATCCCAAATAATTCGCTTAGGAGTCAGTACATAAAGATTTAATTTCATTTCTGCGATTTGTTCTCCTCTTCTAAGGTTATAGCTTTCGTGCTAGCTTCATCGATGTTACCCACCAAATAAAAAGCCTGTTCAGGTAGGCCGTCTAATTCTCCGGAAAGGATTAGTTGAAATCCCCTAATAGTTTCCGCAAGAGCAACATACTTTCCTGGAGAACCAGTAAAAACTTCTGCCACAAAGAACGGTTGTGATAAGAAACGCTCAATTTTTCTTGCTCTTGCTACAGTTAAACGATCCTCTTCCGATAATTCATCCAAGCCAAGAATTGCGATAATGTCCTGAAGTTCTTTGTAACGTTGTAAAGTTTCCTTAACTCTTTGCGCAGTTTCATAATGTTCGTTGCCAACGATCCGAGGCTGTAACATAGTTGATGTTGAATCTAAAGGATCTACTGCTGGATAAATACCCTTGGAAGCTAATCCTCTGGAAAGTACGGTAGTAGCATCCAAATGTGCAAATGTTGTGGCAGGGGCAGGGTCGGTCAAATCGTCCGCAGGTACATAAACTGCTTGAATCGAAGTTATAGATCCCTTTTTAGTAGAAGCAATTCTTTCTTGCAAAGAACCCATTTCTGTACTAAGAGTAGGTTGATAACCCACTGCGGAGGGCATTCTCCCTAATAAAGCGGATACCTCTGATCCTGCTTGAACAAAACGAAAGATATTATCGATAAATAAAAGCACGTCTTGCTTATTAACATCTCGGAAATATTCTGCCATAGTTAGGGCAGTTAAACCAACTCTCATACGAGCTCCCGGTGGTTCATTCATTTGGCCATAGACTAGAGCTACCTTTGATTCTTCAATATTTTTTTCATTAATTACTCCGGATTCCTTCATTTCCATATAAAGATCATTTCCTTCACGAGTCCGTTCCCCTACTCCACCGAATACGGATACGCCCCCATGAGCTTTAGCAATGTTATTGATTAATTCCATGATCAGTACTGTTTTACCTACTCCAGCCCCCCCAAATAGTCCTATTTTTCCTCCACGTCGATAAGGAGCTAAAAGATCGACGACCTTAATACCTGTTTCAAAGATGGATAATTTCGTATCTAACTCGATAAAGGCAGGCGCAGATCTATGAATAGGGAACGTTGCACTACTATCTACAGGACCCAAATTGTCAACAGGCTCCCCAAGAACGTTGAAAATTCGTCCGAGAGTAGCTCCACCGACCGGAACACTGAGAGGAGCTCCCGTGTCAATCACTTCCATTCCTCTCATCAACCCGTCCGTAGCACTCATAGCTACAGCTCTAACTCGATTATTTCCTAATAATTGTTGTACCTCACAAGTCACATTAATTTGCTTATCGGCAGTGTCTCTACTCTGGACTACTAAAGCGTTATAAATATAAGGTAACTTGCCCGGGGGAAAAGTGACATCCAGCACGGGTCCAATAATTTGATCGATACGACCTGTACTTTTTTCTTCACTTGTGGAAACCCCGGGACGAGAAGTAGTAGGATTGGTTCTCATAATTATCACATAATTAAAAAAAAGGAATTTGTCGAAATTTTTCTTTTTTTATTGTTGAATAATGCCAAATCAAATCAAAAAAAATCCAAAAGTAAAAAGGAAATGAATTAGTTAATTCAATAAGAGAGAAAAGGGGACCAGGACTTGATTTCGTTGCCCAAGCGAATCCCATTCAATCGTTTACTCATGGAATGAGTCCGTTGGAAAGTTCAATCAATCTTTTTTTCATATACATTTTGCCTTTTGTGGAGGATCTGTGCCTACTCTACTTTCCTATCTAGGACTTCGATATACAAAATATATACTACTGTGAAGCATAGATTGCTGTCAACAAAGAATTTTATTAGTATTTAGTTAGGTATTTGCATTCCAAATAAGAAAAGAGACCTATTAAGAACTTGTAAAATAAGGATTAGGGATTAATTTGGGTTGCGCTATACCTATCAAAGAGTATACAATAATGATGGATTTGGTAAATCAAATCCATGGTTTAATAACGAACCGTGTTAACTTACCATAACAACAACTCAATTCCTATCGAATTCCTATAGTGGAATTCCTATAGGATAGAACATACACAGGGTGTACGCATTATATATGAATGAAACATATTCATTAACCTAAGCATGCCCTCAATTTTCTTTAATGAGTTGATATTATATTAATTGAATATCCTTTTTGTTTTACGAGATTTTTGCTAAAGTTTCATTTACGCCTAATTAACATCGAGTAGACCCTGTTATTGTGAGAATTCTTAATTCAAGAGTTGTAGGGAGGGACTTATGTCACCACAAACAGAAACTA
Encoded here:
- the ndhK gene encoding NADH dehydrogenase subunit K, which codes for MVLTEYLDKKKEGKDSIETVMNLIEFPLLDQTSSNSVISTTLNDLSNWSRLSSLWPLLYGTSCCFIEFASLIGSRFDFDRYGLVPRSSPRQADLILTAGTVTMKMAPSLVRLYEQMPEPKYVIAMGACTITGGMFSTDSYSTVRGVDKLIPVDVYLPGCPPKPEAVIDALTKLRKKISREIVEDRTLSQNKKRCFTTSHKLYVRRSTHTGTYEQELLYQSPSTLDISSETFLKSKSPVPSYKLVN
- the ndhC gene encoding NADH dehydrogenase subunit 3, translating into MFLLHEYDIFWTFLIIASLIPILAFSISGLLAPVSEGPEKLSSYESGIEPMGGAWVQFRIRYYMFALVFVVFDVETVFLYPWAMSFDVLGVSVFIEALIFVLILVVGLVYAWRKGALEWS
- the rps4 gene encoding ribosomal protein S4 — protein: MSRYRGPRLKKIRRLGALPGLTRKTPKSGSNLKKKFNSGKKEQYRIRLQEKQKLRFHYGLTERQLLRYVHIAGKAKRSTGQVLLQLLEMRLDNILFRLGMASTIPGARQLVNHRHILVNGRIVNIPSFRCKPRDIITTKDNQRSKGLVQNYIASSDPGKLPSHLTIDTLEYKGLVNKILDRKWVGLKINELLVVEYYSRQT
- the ycf3 gene encoding photosystem I assembly protein Ycf3 gives rise to the protein MPRSRVNGNFIDKTFSIIANILLRIIPTTSGEKKAFTYYRDGMLAQSEGNYAEALQNYYEATRLEIDPYDRSYILYNIGLIHTSNGEHTKALEYYFRALERNPFLPQAFNNMAVICHYRGEQAILEGDSEIAEAWFDQAAEYWKQAIALTPGNYIEAQNWLKITKRFEFE
- the atpE gene encoding ATP synthase CF1 epsilon subunit; translated protein: MKLNLYVLTPKRIIWDCEVKEIILSTNSGQIGVLPNHAPINTAVDMGPLRIRLLNDQWLTAVLWSGFARIVNNEIIILGNDAELGSDIDPEEAQKALEIAEANLSKAEGTKDLVEAKLALRRARIRIEAVNWIPPSN
- the atpB gene encoding ATP synthase CF1 beta subunit codes for the protein MRTNPTTSRPGVSTSEEKSTGRIDQIIGPVLDVTFPPGKLPYIYNALVVQSRDTADKQINVTCEVQQLLGNNRVRAVAMSATDGLMRGMEVIDTGAPLSVPVGGATLGRIFNVLGEPVDNLGPVDSSATFPIHRSAPAFIELDTKLSIFETGIKVVDLLAPYRRGGKIGLFGGAGVGKTVLIMELINNIAKAHGGVSVFGGVGERTREGNDLYMEMKESGVINEKNIEESKVALVYGQMNEPPGARMRVGLTALTMAEYFRDVNKQDVLLFIDNIFRFVQAGSEVSALLGRMPSAVGYQPTLSTEMGSLQERIASTKKGSITSIQAVYVPADDLTDPAPATTFAHLDATTVLSRGLASKGIYPAVDPLDSTSTMLQPRIVGNEHYETAQRVKETLQRYKELQDIIAILGLDELSEEDRLTVARARKIERFLSQPFFVAEVFTGSPGKYVALAETIRGFQLILSGELDGLPEQAFYLVGNIDEASTKAITLEEENKSQK
- the ndhJ gene encoding NADH dehydrogenase subunit J, with the protein product MQQGWLSNWLVKHEVVHRSLGFDHRGIETLQIKAGDWDSIAVILYVYGYNYLRSQCAYDVAPGGSLASVYHLTRIQYGIDNPEEVCIKVFAQKDNPRIPSVFWIWRSADFQERESYDMVGISYDNHPRLKRILMPESWIGWPLRKDYITPNFYEIQDAH